One region of Rhodophyticola sp. CCM32 genomic DNA includes:
- a CDS encoding phosphoadenylyl-sulfate reductase: MPRDVPIAPVARRVERLNARYRHHSAAAVIDRALGDAEIGRIALVSAFGAESAVLLHMISVRDRRIPVLFIDTEMLFPETLAYQQDLAHHFGLEDLRIIRASQTALAAHDPDGDLHHRNSDACCALRKTQPLTHALAPFDAWITGRKRFQNGSRAGLEFFEAEDDIRIKINPLAFWKPQDMQDYMINNRLPRHPLVAKGYPSIGCAPCTAPVAAGQDPRSGRWQGQDKEECGIHFVDGRMIRGPLRQVS; the protein is encoded by the coding sequence ATGCCGCGTGATGTTCCGATTGCCCCGGTTGCCAGACGTGTGGAGCGCCTGAACGCCCGCTACCGGCACCATTCGGCGGCCGCAGTGATCGACCGCGCGCTTGGCGATGCCGAAATCGGCCGGATTGCCCTGGTCAGCGCCTTCGGTGCGGAATCGGCGGTGTTGCTGCATATGATTTCGGTCCGCGACCGGCGCATTCCGGTCTTGTTTATCGACACCGAAATGCTGTTCCCCGAAACATTGGCCTATCAGCAGGATCTGGCCCATCATTTCGGTCTGGAAGATCTGCGGATCATCCGCGCCAGCCAGACCGCGCTGGCCGCCCATGACCCTGATGGCGATCTGCATCACCGCAACAGCGATGCCTGCTGCGCCCTGCGCAAGACGCAGCCGCTGACCCATGCGCTGGCCCCGTTTGATGCCTGGATCACCGGCCGGAAACGGTTTCAGAACGGCAGTCGCGCCGGGCTGGAATTTTTCGAGGCAGAGGACGATATCCGGATCAAGATCAACCCTCTGGCCTTCTGGAAACCGCAGGATATGCAGGATTATATGATCAATAACCGCCTGCCCCGGCACCCGTTGGTGGCAAAGGGATATCCGTCGATCGGATGTGCGCCCTGCACGGCCCCGGTGGCCGCGGGGCAGGATCCGCGATCGGGTCGCTGGCAGGGGCAGGACAAGGAAGAATGCGGTATCCATTTTGTCGATGGCCGGATGATACGCGGCCCCCTGCGGCAGGTGTCGTGA
- a CDS encoding DUF934 domain-containing protein: MGDQVLVRDTGFGADDWQGGFVALADGFAANAPGLEMTPADDAAALSGHLDRVEIIRIGFPGFADGRGFTLARQLRALGYKGRLRAFGHVLADQYAMARRAGFDEVEISADLAARQPEDQWQARANWRDHDYQARLRG; the protein is encoded by the coding sequence ATGGGCGATCAGGTGCTGGTGCGCGATACCGGGTTTGGCGCGGATGACTGGCAGGGCGGGTTTGTGGCTTTGGCCGATGGCTTCGCCGCCAATGCACCCGGGCTGGAGATGACACCCGCCGATGATGCGGCGGCGCTGTCGGGGCATCTGGACCGGGTCGAGATCATTCGCATCGGGTTTCCCGGCTTTGCCGACGGGCGCGGCTTTACCCTGGCCCGCCAGTTGCGTGCGCTTGGCTATAAGGGCCGTCTGCGCGCCTTTGGCCATGTGCTGGCCGACCAATATGCGATGGCGCGCCGGGCCGGGTTTGACGAGGTGGAAATCAGCGCCGATCTGGCCGCGCGTCAGCCCGAAGATCAATGGCAGGCCCGCGCCAATTGGCGGGACCATGATTATCAGGCGCGCCTGCGCGGCTGA
- a CDS encoding ferredoxin--NADP reductase: MTEQTPVTQTIAQPVPALPDAQVVTFVKHWTDRLFSFRVTRPQSLRFRSGEFVMIGLMGEPGANGKARPLLRAYSIASPSWEDELEFYSIKVPDGPLTSKLQHIQPGDQIILKPKPVGTLVHDALIPGKRIWFFATGTGFAPFASLLRDPQTYADYDEVIITHTCREAGELAYGAELIDSIRRDEVLADLFGAGFADKIRYYPTTTREKSPKMGRITDLIRSGEVYRDLDVAPLCPEHDRAMICGNLDFNLELKAMLEEYGLEEGANSRPAQYVVEKAFLD, translated from the coding sequence ATGACAGAGCAAACCCCCGTGACACAGACCATTGCCCAACCGGTTCCCGCCCTGCCCGATGCGCAGGTTGTGACCTTCGTGAAACACTGGACGGACCGGTTGTTTTCCTTCCGCGTGACACGGCCGCAATCCCTGCGGTTCCGGTCGGGCGAATTTGTGATGATCGGACTGATGGGGGAGCCGGGTGCCAATGGCAAGGCCCGGCCCCTGCTGCGGGCCTATTCCATCGCCTCCCCCTCCTGGGAGGATGAACTGGAATTCTATTCGATCAAGGTGCCCGATGGCCCCCTGACCTCGAAACTGCAACATATTCAGCCGGGCGATCAGATCATTCTGAAACCCAAACCCGTGGGCACCCTGGTTCATGACGCGCTGATCCCGGGCAAACGGATCTGGTTTTTTGCCACCGGCACCGGGTTTGCGCCTTTTGCCTCCCTGCTGCGCGACCCGCAGACCTATGCGGATTATGACGAGGTGATCATCACCCATACCTGCCGCGAGGCAGGCGAACTGGCCTATGGCGCGGAGCTGATCGACAGTATCCGCAGGGATGAGGTGCTGGCGGACCTGTTCGGCGCAGGCTTTGCCGACAAGATTCGCTATTACCCGACAACGACCCGCGAAAAGAGCCCGAAGATGGGGCGGATCACCGATCTGATACGCTCGGGCGAGGTCTATCGCGATCTGGATGTGGCACCGCTTTGCCCCGAACATGACCGGGCGATGATCTGCGGCAATCTGGATTTCAACCTTGAGCTGAAAGCGATGCTGGAAGAATACGGGCTGGAGGAAGGCGCCAATTCACGGCCCGCGCAATATGTTGTGGAAAAGGCGTTTCTGGACTGA
- the infC gene encoding translation initiation factor IF-3, translating to MRPRTHGYRRKNPIARRPHNAPPTRDTGPRVNDRIRSTEIRLIGAEGENVGVVTPERALQMAEDAGLDLVEISPNADPPVCKIMDFGKFKYETQKREAEARKKQKIIEVKEVKFRPNTDTHDYDVKMRNVTKFLENGDKVKITLRFRGREMAHQNLGRELLERVAIDIEGMGKVENMPKMEGRQMVMMIGPAK from the coding sequence TTGCGACCTCGAACACATGGCTACAGAAGGAAAAATCCAATAGCCCGCAGACCTCATAATGCGCCGCCGACGCGCGACACCGGCCCCCGGGTCAATGATCGCATCCGGTCCACAGAAATACGCCTTATCGGCGCCGAAGGCGAAAATGTCGGCGTTGTCACCCCCGAACGTGCCCTGCAGATGGCCGAAGATGCCGGTCTGGATCTGGTTGAAATCTCGCCCAATGCGGACCCGCCAGTCTGCAAAATCATGGATTTCGGCAAGTTCAAATACGAGACCCAGAAACGCGAGGCCGAGGCGCGCAAAAAGCAGAAAATCATCGAGGTGAAAGAGGTGAAGTTTCGCCCCAACACCGACACCCATGATTATGACGTGAAAATGCGCAACGTGACCAAGTTTCTGGAAAATGGCGACAAGGTGAAGATCACCCTGCGTTTTCGCGGTCGCGAAATGGCACACCAGAATCTGGGACGCGAATTGCTGGAACGCGTTGCCATTGATATCGAAGGTATGGGCAAGGTGGAAAACATGCCCAAGATGGAAGGCCGCCAGATGGTGATGATGATCGGACCGGCGAAGTAA
- a CDS encoding ABC transporter permease produces MPTFSDSFLTALGLILRGDADLIGIVGLSLQVSLSAVALAAVIGVPLGAAMAVLRFPGRGALVVLINALMGLPPVVVGLIVYLLFSASGPLGVLGLLYTPAVMIIAQTILVTPIIAALTRGALTEMHGEYRETLQVLGARKLDVIGTLLWDARFILVTALLAGLGRALAEVGAVMLVGGNIDHVTRVMTTAIALETSRGALPLALGLGMILLALTLVLNAAVLGLRARLEGPAHA; encoded by the coding sequence ATGCCCACATTTTCCGACAGTTTTCTGACAGCCCTTGGCCTGATCCTCAGGGGCGATGCCGATCTGATCGGGATTGTGGGCCTGTCCCTGCAGGTGTCGTTAAGCGCGGTGGCTTTGGCAGCCGTGATCGGGGTGCCTTTGGGCGCGGCGATGGCGGTTTTGCGGTTTCCAGGGCGCGGGGCGCTGGTGGTCTTGATCAATGCCCTGATGGGGCTGCCGCCGGTGGTGGTGGGGCTGATTGTCTATCTGCTGTTCTCGGCCTCGGGGCCTTTGGGGGTTTTGGGGCTGCTTTATACACCGGCAGTGATGATCATTGCCCAGACCATTCTGGTGACCCCGATCATCGCCGCACTGACCCGGGGCGCGCTGACCGAGATGCATGGCGAATATCGTGAGACATTACAGGTACTTGGCGCCAGAAAGCTGGATGTGATCGGCACCCTGTTATGGGATGCCCGTTTCATTCTGGTCACAGCACTTCTGGCCGGTCTGGGCCGCGCCCTGGCCGAGGTGGGCGCGGTGATGCTGGTGGGTGGCAATATCGACCATGTCACCCGGGTGATGACCACAGCCATCGCGCTGGAGACATCCCGCGGGGCGCTGCCGCTGGCCCTTGGTCTGGGCATGATTCTTCTGGCGCTGACGCTTGTGCTGAACGCCGCTGTTCTGGGCCTGCGCGCCCGGCTGGAAGGCCCCGCCCATGCCTGA
- a CDS encoding ABC transporter ATP-binding protein: MPETPQVIPFPAPALPEAGLNMRGLRVTRDRTTLLDGLDMALAPTGISAIVGPNGAGKSLLLRVIAGLVTPEAGQIALPLPMQGRVGLVFQKAVLLRRTVRGNLTHALRLARVRRRDRADRLAGLLALGNLTVLADRPARQLSGGEAQRLAIIRALAANPLLLMLDEPTAHLDPAATHAVETLTTRIAARGTKVLLVSHDPGQIQRLADEVAFIHRGQCLEVTDKSVFLAKPHSAEARAYLDGGLLL, translated from the coding sequence ATGCCTGAAACCCCGCAGGTCATTCCGTTTCCCGCCCCCGCCCTGCCAGAGGCGGGCCTGAATATGCGGGGCCTGCGCGTCACACGCGACAGGACCACCCTGCTTGACGGGTTGGATATGGCGCTGGCCCCCACCGGGATCAGTGCGATTGTCGGGCCGAACGGTGCCGGGAAATCCCTGCTGCTTCGCGTGATTGCCGGGCTGGTGACGCCAGAGGCCGGGCAGATCGCCCTGCCGCTGCCGATGCAGGGCCGCGTCGGGCTGGTGTTTCAGAAGGCGGTGCTGCTCAGACGCACGGTACGGGGCAATCTGACCCATGCGCTGCGTCTGGCGCGGGTACGCCGCCGCGATCGCGCTGACCGGCTGGCCGGGTTGCTGGCTCTGGGCAATCTGACGGTGCTGGCGGACCGGCCCGCGCGGCAATTGTCAGGCGGCGAGGCACAGCGCCTTGCCATCATCCGCGCCCTGGCCGCCAACCCGCTTTTGCTGATGCTGGATGAACCGACCGCCCATCTGGACCCGGCGGCAACCCATGCGGTGGAAACCCTCACCACCCGGATCGCGGCGCGCGGCACCAAGGTTCTGCTGGTCAGCCATGACCCCGGCCAGATCCAGCGGCTTGCCGATGAGGTTGCCTTTATCCATCGCGGACAATGCCTTGAAGTGACGGATAAATCCGTGTTTCTCGCCAAACCGCACAGCGCGGAAGCCCGCGCCTATCTTGATGGAGGGTTGTTGCTGTGA
- a CDS encoding substrate-binding domain-containing protein gives MIRFAPVLAVSALLAGPALAEDILLVQSSTSTQNSGLYDHILPLAEAALDLDIRVVAVGTGQALNNAERCDGDMLIVHARDAEEAFVEAGFGTGRHDLMYNDFIIIGPSDNPAGLRRADDIAGALGRIATAGAPFASRGDDSGTHRKETSLWEGVADVAAASGSWYREAGAGMGATLNLAIGMGAYTMSDRATWLAFENKADHEILFEGDPDLFNQYGVIPVSPDHCETVNADGAAAFTNWLISAPGQAAIAGFMVDGQQLFFPNAE, from the coding sequence GTGATCCGTTTTGCCCCGGTTCTGGCGGTGTCTGCCCTGTTGGCCGGCCCTGCTTTGGCCGAGGATATCTTGCTGGTGCAATCCAGCACATCGACCCAGAATTCCGGGCTTTATGATCATATCCTGCCCCTGGCCGAGGCCGCGCTTGACCTGGATATTCGGGTGGTCGCCGTGGGCACGGGGCAGGCGCTGAACAATGCCGAACGCTGCGACGGGGATATGCTGATCGTCCATGCCCGCGATGCGGAAGAGGCATTTGTCGAGGCCGGGTTCGGCACCGGACGCCATGATCTGATGTATAATGATTTCATCATTATCGGCCCGTCGGATAACCCGGCCGGGCTTCGCCGGGCCGATGATATTGCCGGGGCTTTGGGAAGGATCGCAACAGCCGGGGCTCCTTTCGCCTCACGCGGGGATGACAGCGGCACCCACCGCAAGGAGACCAGCCTGTGGGAAGGCGTGGCCGATGTCGCCGCCGCGTCCGGCAGTTGGTATCGCGAGGCGGGGGCGGGCATGGGCGCCACGCTGAACCTTGCCATAGGCATGGGCGCCTATACGATGAGCGACCGGGCCACCTGGCTGGCCTTTGAAAACAAGGCAGATCATGAGATTCTGTTTGAAGGCGATCCGGACCTGTTCAACCAATATGGCGTGATCCCGGTCAGCCCCGATCACTGCGAAACCGTGAATGCAGACGGCGCGGCGGCCTTCACCAATTGGCTGATCTCGGCACCGGGGCAAGCCGCGATTGCAGGTTTCATGGTCGATGGCCAGCAATTGTTTTTTCCGAATGCGGAGTGA
- a CDS encoding LysR substrate-binding domain-containing protein — translation MRELNRVHLSGLRAVEAVGRLQGLQPAAAELGVSVGAVSQQVKKTESALGRTLFHRTPAGMQPTAAGAEVLTHLNRGMAELATAIRLAGRGQEDRLVVSVAPIFASRWLVWRLSDFHCRYPDIRIRVEPDVALVNPDEKDVDVCIRVGRGGWPGVGAEKLLDQRIFPVCSAGIATCLTDISDLAHVPVIRENEALYGWDVWLGAQGLSADILGEGPTYADASICLNAAIAGQGVFLAWETLACPALDLGQLVAPFPQRFPSGVHYWLITRQSGLRARAIAQFSAWLKEEMEASVRQWRSCDVMQKPQQE, via the coding sequence ATGAGAGAGCTGAACAGGGTACATCTGTCCGGTTTGCGCGCGGTTGAAGCTGTCGGGCGGTTGCAGGGGTTGCAGCCTGCGGCGGCGGAACTGGGCGTGTCTGTCGGGGCGGTCAGCCAGCAGGTCAAGAAAACCGAATCCGCCCTGGGCCGTACCCTGTTTCACCGGACGCCCGCAGGCATGCAGCCGACCGCTGCCGGAGCCGAGGTTCTGACCCATCTCAACCGGGGCATGGCAGAGCTGGCCACCGCTATACGTCTGGCCGGACGCGGGCAGGAGGACCGGCTGGTCGTTTCGGTCGCGCCGATCTTTGCCAGCCGCTGGCTGGTCTGGCGGTTAAGCGATTTTCATTGCCGATACCCGGATATCCGTATCCGGGTGGAGCCGGATGTGGCGCTGGTGAACCCGGATGAAAAAGACGTGGATGTGTGTATTCGTGTGGGCCGTGGCGGCTGGCCCGGGGTCGGGGCCGAAAAGCTTCTGGATCAGCGGATTTTTCCAGTCTGCTCGGCCGGGATCGCGACCTGCCTGACAGACATTTCGGATCTGGCCCATGTGCCGGTGATCCGCGAAAATGAAGCCCTGTATGGCTGGGATGTCTGGCTTGGGGCGCAGGGGTTAAGCGCCGATATTCTGGGCGAGGGGCCGACCTATGCGGATGCCTCGATCTGTCTGAACGCGGCAATTGCGGGGCAGGGGGTGTTCCTGGCCTGGGAAACCCTGGCCTGCCCGGCTTTGGATCTGGGGCAGTTGGTGGCCCCGTTCCCGCAGCGGTTTCCATCGGGCGTGCATTACTGGCTGATCACCCGGCAATCCGGCTTGCGGGCCCGGGCGATTGCACAATTTTCGGCCTGGCTGAAAGAGGAGATGGAAGCCTCGGTCCGGCAATGGCGAAGCTGCGATGTGATGCAGAAACCGCAACAGGAATGA
- a CDS encoding tetratricopeptide repeat protein produces MVLKEHDDPHGLAFTASSPESAEKFAQLTSSYMGFRPETGAVLKDLVQSDPDMPMAQCAKGYFAKLIGSANHSERAERISASLDTHVEKVGANAREKMHAAALSAWCTGALEKTTQIWEDILLDHPNDGMALRLAHFTHFYSGDGRQMRDSMARILPLWSEYHPDYGFLQGMYAFGLEESGEYEKAEKFGRMAVERNPRDAWSVHSVAHVLEMTERHQEGIEWVHGLENDWSTVNNFRFHLYWHKCLYHLERGEFDIVLQIYDAQIVSDIESDFYLDICNASSLLWRLEMFGVEIGDRWAKLVEVSTKHVHDTDLIFVSLHYLMALIAGGDKAAATKMIDNIRQWSRLDATQAKICADVGLALAEGLYHARNHDFEKAIRLMEPVRYAMDRIGGSKAQRDVFHMILLDATKASGDALRARGLFAERLGHKVHSSWTWKNYSGILEALGSDTLAKEAANNAAAALVQ; encoded by the coding sequence ATGGTATTGAAGGAACACGACGATCCGCATGGCCTGGCCTTTACGGCCAGTTCGCCTGAAAGTGCCGAAAAATTCGCTCAGCTGACATCCTCTTATATGGGGTTTCGACCGGAAACAGGCGCGGTGCTTAAGGACCTGGTCCAATCCGACCCGGACATGCCGATGGCGCAATGCGCCAAAGGCTATTTCGCCAAGCTGATCGGCAGCGCCAATCACTCCGAGCGGGCGGAGAGGATATCTGCCAGCCTTGACACCCATGTGGAAAAGGTCGGCGCGAATGCGCGGGAAAAGATGCATGCCGCCGCCTTGTCTGCCTGGTGTACGGGCGCGTTGGAAAAGACCACCCAGATCTGGGAAGACATCCTGCTTGACCACCCCAATGACGGAATGGCGCTGCGTTTGGCGCATTTTACCCATTTCTATTCCGGTGATGGGCGCCAAATGCGCGACTCCATGGCCCGCATCCTGCCGCTCTGGTCCGAATATCACCCTGATTACGGGTTCTTGCAGGGAATGTATGCCTTTGGCCTCGAAGAGTCCGGCGAATATGAAAAGGCCGAGAAATTCGGGCGCATGGCGGTTGAGCGTAATCCGCGCGACGCCTGGTCGGTGCATTCGGTCGCACATGTGCTTGAGATGACCGAACGCCACCAGGAAGGGATCGAATGGGTTCACGGGCTTGAAAACGACTGGTCCACCGTCAACAATTTCCGCTTCCATCTTTACTGGCACAAATGCCTTTATCACCTTGAACGCGGCGAGTTCGACATCGTCCTGCAAATCTACGACGCTCAGATCGTGTCGGACATCGAATCCGATTTTTACCTCGATATCTGCAATGCGTCCTCGCTGTTGTGGCGACTGGAGATGTTCGGCGTCGAGATCGGGGATCGCTGGGCGAAGCTGGTCGAAGTCTCGACAAAGCATGTGCATGACACAGACCTGATTTTTGTCAGCCTCCACTATTTGATGGCGCTTATTGCGGGGGGTGACAAGGCGGCGGCAACGAAGATGATCGACAATATCCGTCAATGGTCGAGGCTGGATGCGACACAAGCCAAAATTTGCGCAGACGTTGGGTTGGCCTTGGCGGAAGGCCTATATCACGCCCGCAATCATGATTTTGAAAAGGCAATCCGCCTGATGGAGCCCGTGCGTTACGCGATGGACCGAATTGGCGGAAGTAAGGCGCAACGTGATGTATTTCATATGATCCTGCTGGATGCCACGAAGGCCAGTGGCGATGCGTTGCGGGCCCGGGGCCTGTTTGCAGAGCGGCTTGGACACAAAGTGCACTCCAGCTGGACTTGGAAAAACTACAGCGGGATTCTCGAGGCTCTTGGTAGCGACACGCTGGCAAAGGAGGCTGCAAACAATGCGGCTGCTGCGCTGGTGCAATAG
- the acdA gene encoding 3-sulfinopropanoyl-CoA desulfinase: MNDMSHAHAAAQGAGTRNPFLQRAKDLSPGFAERASRWDQTREYCWPNVAEMAEQGLMGMTIPSQFGGGGASFLQCVEVIEEISRSCTLSARILVEANMGGISAVMAYGTDAQRAFAAPIVLAGDKPAICITEPGAGSAATEMTTTARKKGGVWRLNGSKHWITGGGVSKLHLIFARAFDEDGSELGIGGFIVHVDPDRNIAPKGFEITRRERTMGLCGMPEAELVFTDLEVADDMVLRTPSGFKRGFADLMTAYNSQRVGAGTIAMGVAAGALDHAKRYLKERMQFGRPLAEFQGLQWMIADMDTAVHGSRLMLHEAAASAEWDGNRFPDLTLAARAKMFASESAIKVVNDALQMFGARGYGSEEPLERMYRDVRMFTIGGGTAQVLKTQVAAGALGIKTPQTRDGYTKLAAQAHAKES; encoded by the coding sequence ATGAACGACATGAGCCACGCACATGCAGCGGCGCAGGGCGCGGGTACGAGAAATCCATTTTTGCAACGAGCGAAGGATTTATCCCCCGGTTTTGCGGAGCGGGCGAGCCGGTGGGACCAGACCCGCGAATACTGTTGGCCGAATGTTGCTGAAATGGCTGAGCAGGGCCTTATGGGCATGACCATCCCGTCACAGTTTGGTGGCGGCGGCGCGAGCTTTTTGCAGTGCGTTGAAGTGATTGAAGAAATTTCTCGATCCTGCACCCTGTCTGCCCGTATTCTGGTCGAAGCGAATATGGGTGGCATCAGTGCAGTGATGGCCTATGGAACAGACGCGCAGCGCGCCTTTGCGGCCCCCATCGTTCTGGCCGGAGACAAGCCCGCGATCTGCATCACCGAGCCAGGCGCGGGGAGCGCAGCAACCGAGATGACCACGACCGCCCGCAAAAAAGGCGGCGTCTGGCGTTTGAATGGATCAAAGCACTGGATCACTGGCGGTGGGGTGTCAAAGCTGCATCTCATCTTCGCCCGTGCGTTTGACGAAGACGGATCCGAGCTGGGTATTGGCGGTTTCATCGTTCACGTCGACCCCGATCGGAACATCGCGCCCAAAGGGTTCGAAATCACCCGCCGGGAACGTACCATGGGCCTTTGCGGCATGCCCGAGGCAGAGCTTGTCTTCACCGATCTCGAAGTCGCCGATGACATGGTCTTACGCACACCATCGGGCTTCAAGCGCGGCTTTGCCGATTTGATGACGGCTTACAATAGTCAACGCGTAGGGGCCGGCACCATCGCCATGGGTGTCGCCGCTGGCGCCCTTGATCATGCTAAGCGCTATTTGAAAGAGCGGATGCAATTCGGTCGGCCTTTGGCGGAGTTCCAGGGGTTGCAATGGATGATTGCAGATATGGATACCGCTGTTCACGGTTCTAGGCTGATGCTGCACGAGGCTGCGGCCTCTGCAGAATGGGACGGTAACCGCTTCCCGGACTTGACACTTGCTGCACGTGCCAAAATGTTTGCATCTGAGAGTGCTATTAAGGTTGTCAACGATGCACTCCAGATGTTCGGCGCGCGTGGGTATGGAAGCGAAGAACCATTGGAACGCATGTATCGAGATGTCCGAATGTTCACTATCGGCGGTGGCACGGCTCAGGTCTTGAAAACTCAGGTTGCGGCCGGTGCTCTGGGCATCAAGACACCGCAAACACGTGACGGCTATACGAAACTGGCCGCGCAGGCCCATGCAAAGGAAAGCTGA
- a CDS encoding LysR family transcriptional regulator, which yields MNLRFLDTVVAISQQKTLVEAAKSVNLSHSAVSLQVSSLEDELQIRILDRSRRPPELTEQGWALVEHAKRLRLIVDDILSLSERSDLHGKISIGAVPSTITHLVVPALAAMRSEHPALDVELHTDLSNRLIQRVLDRDVIAGLVTEPEDAIDELSIIPICGEPYQLVAPVCATSDSQAELLGSWPFLWFDQRSLLSRQVAYYLRENRIRVNPGMEATSIEAVEALVAHNLGVSILPRRKNNPPMDGVVYLPLQGPSLERQVALITRKSSPRQDVTKELAKALKNVSAKKPIPK from the coding sequence ATGAACCTCCGTTTTCTGGACACGGTGGTCGCTATCTCGCAACAAAAGACGTTGGTGGAAGCGGCCAAGAGCGTGAACCTCAGCCATTCGGCAGTCAGTCTTCAGGTCTCCAGCCTGGAAGACGAATTGCAAATCAGGATACTCGACCGATCCCGGCGACCACCGGAATTGACAGAACAAGGATGGGCCTTGGTCGAACACGCGAAACGTCTAAGGCTTATCGTTGACGACATCCTATCTCTCAGCGAGAGGTCGGACCTGCATGGCAAAATATCTATTGGCGCAGTGCCATCTACAATCACCCATCTGGTGGTCCCCGCATTGGCTGCAATGCGATCTGAGCATCCCGCACTGGACGTCGAATTGCATACAGACCTGTCGAACCGGCTGATCCAAAGGGTTTTGGACCGCGATGTCATCGCGGGCTTGGTAACCGAACCGGAAGACGCCATTGACGAACTATCAATTATTCCAATTTGCGGAGAACCGTATCAACTTGTTGCCCCGGTCTGTGCGACTTCGGACAGCCAGGCAGAGCTGCTAGGAAGCTGGCCATTTTTGTGGTTTGACCAAAGAAGCCTCCTGTCCAGGCAAGTGGCCTATTACCTGCGGGAAAATCGCATCCGGGTGAACCCGGGAATGGAGGCGACGTCCATCGAAGCCGTAGAGGCTCTGGTCGCACATAATCTCGGTGTATCTATCTTGCCCCGGCGAAAGAATAATCCGCCAATGGATGGCGTTGTTTATCTTCCTCTCCAGGGCCCAAGCCTGGAGCGGCAAGTTGCACTGATTACGCGTAAAAGTTCACCCCGCCAAGATGTCACTAAAGAGCTTGCAAAAGCCCTTAAAAACGTTAGCGCCAAGAAACCTATACCGAAGTAA
- a CDS encoding amino acid ABC transporter ATP-binding protein, which yields MNAAVEMRNVNKFYGTFHVLKDINLTVTKGERIVVCGPSGSGKSTMIRTINQLEEHQSGDILINGETINADAPNIEEMRREVGMCFQHFNLFPHLTILENCTLAPMLARKTPQADAEDVAMAFLNKVQIGDQAKKYPGQLSGGQQQRVAIARALCMKPGILLFDEPTSALDPEMIGEVLDVMVTLAEEGMTMVCVTHEMGFARKVADRVLFMDAGEIIEENDPETFFTSPENARTRTFLDQVLTH from the coding sequence ATGAATGCTGCTGTTGAGATGAGGAACGTGAACAAATTCTACGGCACTTTCCACGTCCTTAAAGACATCAATCTGACCGTCACCAAAGGTGAGAGGATCGTGGTCTGTGGCCCTTCCGGTTCAGGCAAATCAACAATGATCCGCACCATCAACCAGCTTGAAGAACATCAGTCAGGGGATATTCTGATCAACGGTGAAACCATCAATGCAGATGCCCCGAATATCGAGGAAATGCGGCGCGAAGTCGGGATGTGTTTTCAGCATTTCAATTTGTTCCCGCATCTGACGATCCTTGAAAACTGCACCCTTGCCCCGATGCTGGCCCGCAAAACACCGCAGGCTGACGCCGAAGACGTGGCCATGGCGTTTTTGAACAAAGTGCAGATTGGCGATCAGGCAAAAAAATACCCTGGTCAGCTATCTGGCGGTCAACAGCAACGTGTCGCGATCGCCCGTGCGCTTTGTATGAAACCCGGGATATTGCTGTTTGATGAACCAACCTCTGCCTTAGACCCGGAAATGATCGGTGAGGTTCTCGACGTCATGGTAACGCTGGCCGAAGAAGGCATGACAATGGTTTGTGTCACCCATGAAATGGGCTTCGCGCGCAAAGTCGCCGACCGGGTTTTGTTCATGGATGCCGGCGAAATCATCGAGGAAAACGACCCGGAGACATTCTTTACGTCACCCGAGAATGCCCGAACGCGGACCTTTCTGGACCAGGTTCTGACCCACTAA
- a CDS encoding RidA family protein — MIERIHTSERMSKIVKHNGTVYICGQVGAGENVAAQTADCLSRVDALLIEAGSDRENMLHATIWLADMADFAEMNAVWDAWVPKGHAPARACGEAKLARDVLKVEIIVTAAEKT, encoded by the coding sequence ATGATTGAACGGATTCACACCTCTGAGCGGATGAGCAAAATCGTCAAACACAACGGCACGGTTTATATCTGCGGACAGGTCGGCGCAGGCGAGAATGTGGCCGCGCAAACAGCCGATTGCCTGTCGCGCGTTGACGCGTTGTTGATCGAAGCCGGATCAGATCGTGAAAACATGCTGCACGCGACCATCTGGCTGGCGGATATGGCCGATTTCGCTGAAATGAACGCTGTCTGGGACGCGTGGGTTCCAAAGGGGCACGCACCTGCACGGGCCTGTGGCGAGGCAAAGCTGGCCCGCGATGTCCTCAAGGTCGAAATCATCGTCACCGCTGCTGAGAAAACATAG